One genomic region from Oncorhynchus gorbuscha isolate QuinsamMale2020 ecotype Even-year linkage group LG13, OgorEven_v1.0, whole genome shotgun sequence encodes:
- the LOC123993294 gene encoding protocadherin alpha-C2-like isoform X1 produces MAVAARCCCSITQNGPFTLYLVIFLLSGLTNAQIRYTIPEELENGAVVGDIVRDLGLDLRKLSSRRVRITSDSARRYFNINHKNGKLSVSDRIDRETLCEFSGTCSLNLEVVVESPLEVHNVEVEILDANDNSPQFPRDEYQLEISESAITGSRFPIEGAQDADDGSNSVRLYRLSNNEHLALDSNKPVANSKQIELVLKKPFDREHTPSHQFILTAVDGGTPARTGTAKINVHVLDSNDNVPAFDNSVYKVKLLENSPKGALVIKLNATDPDEGTNGEVFYSFSSYTPERVRQMFSMDTDTGEIRVKNNIDYEETNSYEMYIQAMDRGPSAVAVHCKVVVEVLDVNDNIPEIVLSSLSSPVREDARADTVVALISVNDRDSAQNKQVTLEIQPGLPFKIKSFRNHYTLVTSAFLDRETISTYNVTVTAIDGGTPALSSHMTIKVDVADVNDNPPRFEQTSYTVYMTENNAPGASMCVVKALDADAGENARITYTVLNDNNHGIPVASYVSIKPDTGEAYALRAFDFEKLREFHFQVKAQDGGVPPLSRVATVYVYIMDQNDHSPRIVHPPANGTRTTETLMKNAEAGALVTKVVAWDGDAGQNAWLVYALEQTTSELDLFKVHEHTGEIRTTRRVSEDNSTSFLLTVLVRDHGLPPLSSTATINVHVMELPPKLTPDPKRIIRPHSPLLFSNVTLYLIVALSATTFVFLVTIVVLAIVRCHAYCTQPGSCSPCCVSQKRVPEGGTSAGGGGGSLGRGGGGGGGGGGGQGQPNNNVALRRDLKVEPHYIEVRGNGSMTKTYCYKTCMTATSGSDTFMFYNTGRPHSGTWGSGGYVTSQSGQSQMFVRRLSMPDATAIQPKVPNSDWRYSASLRAGMQSSVHMEESSVMQGAQGVLVQNWPTVSSAAGDAEGGEVSPPMGAGVDSNSWHFRYGAGGPGGPPQHLKPGEVPPEAFIIPGSPAIISIRQQGGEDDKSDFISFGKKEEAKKKKKKKKEKKDKKDKGKDDDE; encoded by the exons ATGGCTGTGGCGGCGCGATGCTGTTGCAGCATAACGCAGAATGGGCCTTTTACTTTGTATTTGGTCATTTTTCTACTCAGTGGCCTTACAAATGCACAAATACGATACACCATTCCGGAGGAGCTGGAGAATGGGGCTGTGGTCGGAGACATTGTTCGCGATTTGGGTCTGGACCTGCGAAAGCTCTCCTCCCGACGCGTCAGAATCACCTCGGACAGCGCACGGAGATATTTCAACATAAATCATAAAAACGGCAAGCTGTCGGTGAGCGACCGCATCGACCGGGAGACGCTGTGTGAATTCAGCGGCACATGTTCCCTCAACCTAGAGGTGGTGGTTGAGAGCCCGCTCGAGGTGCACAACGTGGAGGTGGAGATTCTGGATGCGAATGACAACTCGCCACAGTTCCCCCGGGACGAGTACCAGCTGGAGATCTCGGAGTCCGCTATAACGGGGTCCCGGTTCCCCATCGAAGGCGCGCAGGATGCAGACGATGGCTCAAATTCGGTTCGGCTCTATCGGCTCAGCAACAACGAGCACCTCGCGCTGGACTCCAACAAGCCCGTGGCAAACAGCAAGCAAATCGAGCTCGTGCTCAAAAAGCCATTTGACCGCGAGCATACACCGTCTCATCAGTTCATACTGACTGCTGTCGACGGAGGCACCCCTGCGCGCACGGGCACAGCCAAAATCAACGTTCATGTCCTAGATTCCAACGACAATGTGCCCGCGTTCGACAACTCCGTGTACAAAGTGAAACTGTTAGAGAACTCGCCCAAGGGCGCTCTGGTGATAAAGTTAAACGCCACAGACCCAGATGAAGGCACAAACGGGGAGGTGTTTTACTCTTTCAGCAGTTACACCCCAGAGAGGGTGAGACAAATGTTCTCCATGGATACAGATACAGGAGAGATCCGAGTGAAGAACAACATAGACTATGAGGAGACTAACTCCTATGAGATGTACATACAAGCTATGGACAGGGGCCCTTCTGCAGTGGCCGTCCACTGTAAAGTGGTTGTAGAGGTTTTGGATGTGAATGACAATATCCCAGAGATCGTGCTGTCCTCTCTGTCCAGCCCAGTCCGTGAGGACGCTCGGGCAGACACGGTGGTGGCCTTGATCAGCGTTAATGACCGGGACTCTGCACAGAACAAACAGGTGACCCTGGAGATCCAACCTGGCCTCCCCTTTAAGATCAAGTCCTTCCGGAACCACTACACCTTGGTCACCTCCGCCTTCCTAGACCGGGAAACCATCTCCACCTACAATGTCACGGTAACCGCCATTGACGGAGGGACCCCGGCCCTCTCCTCACACATGACCATTAAAGTTGACGTGGCGGATGTCAATGACAACCCTCCTCGCTTCGAACAGACGTCCTACACAGTGTACATGACGGAGAACAACGCGCCCGGGGCCTCAATGTGCGTGGTGAAGGCTCTGGATGCTGACGCCGGGGAGAACGCTCGCATCACCTACACCGTCCTCAATGACAACAACCACGGCATCCCCGTGGCGAGCTACGTCAGCATCAAACCCGACACGGGCGAGGCCTATGCCCTGCGAGCCTTCGACTTTGAGAAGCTCAGAGAGTTCCACTTCCAGGTGAAAGCCCAGGATGGTGGTGTGCCGCCCCTCAGCCGCGTGGCAACCGTCTATGTTTACATCATGGACCAGAACGACCACTCCCCCAGGATAGTCCATCCTCCAGCCAATGGGACGCGGACCACTGAGACGTTGATGAAGAATGCGGAGGCGGGGGCTCTGGTGACCAAGGTGGTGGCGTGGGACGGGGACGCTGGTCAGAACGCCTGGCTGGTGTACGCCCTGGAGCAGACCACCTCCGAGCTGGACCTGTTTAAAGTCCACGAGCACACGGGGGAGATCCGCACCACGCGGCGCGTCAGCGAGGACAACTCCACCTCCTTCCTGCTCACCGTGCTGGTCCGTGACCATGGACTCCCGCCGCTCTCCTCCACCGCCACCATCAACGTGCACGTCATGGAGCTGCCGCCCAAGCTGACCCCCGACCCCAAACGTATCATCAGGCCTCACAGCCCACTACTGTTCTCCAATGTGACCCTCTACCTGATCGTGGCCCTGAGCGCCACCACCTTTGTGTTCCTGGTCACCATTGTGGTGCTGGCCATCGTCCGCTGCCACGCCTACTGCACCCAGCCCGGCTCCTGCTCCCCATGCTGTGTGTCCCAGAAGAGAGTCCCCGAGGGGGGCACCTCGGCCGGCGGGGGTGGAGGGTCATTGGGtcgaggtggaggtggtgggggaggtggaggtgggggtcagGGTCAACCCAACAATAACGTTGCTCTGCGGAGGGACCTGAAGGTTGAACCTCACTACATCGAGGTGCGGGGGAACGGCTCCATGACCAAAACGTACTGCTATAAGACATGTATGACGGCCACGTCGGGGAGCGACACCTTCATGTTCTATAACACGGGCCGGCCCCACAGTGGCACCTGGGGCTCCGGGGGATACGTTACCAGCCAGAGTGGACAGAGCCAGATGTTTGTGCGCAGGCTCAGCATGCCAGACGCAACCgcgatacag CCCAAGGTGCCCAATTCAGACTGGCGTTACTCTGCTTCACTTAGGGCTGGGATGCAGAG CTCAGTGCACATGGAGGAGTCGTCGGTGATGCAGGGAGCGCAGGGGGTTCTGGTCCAGAACTGGCCGACCGTGTCTAGCGCCGCCGGAG